A single Actinomadura algeriensis DNA region contains:
- a CDS encoding terpene synthase family protein produces MNRVVDISLLLSSADRTGALAAPASMHPESWQLCAQVETWARGRGLVLGDPDTSPLGRARCERLAARVFPSADLAAVDLFARWLTWTLALDDLLDHEPLADSGSAVHALYDDLLRATRRGHARPGARPLEATLVELWRATAKGMSRDWRRRFVLHLEAHRDACAEEAVNRRIGHVPAPRDYAPLRRRACGPFLYDLIEPVLGVELPARLLRTPRWKALAHAVADAVAWSNDLASHDLEAARGDVHDLPAVLAKAEGTTPAQAGPAVAARVIERIEDAREAARRLPDMLDRLELTVAQRAAAAQVVRILLDTPRAHVDWLAESGRYEAGTAVPAPRLDGLASLR; encoded by the coding sequence GTGAACCGCGTCGTGGACATCTCTCTTCTTCTCTCGTCGGCGGACCGGACCGGCGCCCTCGCCGCGCCCGCGTCCATGCACCCGGAGTCGTGGCAGCTGTGCGCGCAGGTGGAGACCTGGGCGCGCGGCCGCGGCCTGGTGCTCGGCGATCCGGACACCTCGCCGCTCGGCCGGGCCCGCTGCGAACGGCTCGCCGCCCGCGTCTTCCCGTCCGCCGACCTCGCCGCCGTGGACCTGTTCGCCCGCTGGCTGACCTGGACGCTCGCGCTCGACGACCTGCTCGACCACGAGCCGCTCGCCGACAGCGGCAGCGCCGTGCACGCGCTGTACGACGACCTGCTGCGCGCGACCCGCCGCGGGCACGCCCGGCCGGGCGCCCGGCCGCTGGAGGCGACCCTGGTGGAGCTGTGGCGGGCCACGGCCAAGGGCATGAGCCGCGACTGGCGCCGCCGCTTCGTGCTGCACCTGGAGGCGCACCGGGACGCCTGCGCGGAGGAGGCGGTGAACCGCCGGATCGGGCACGTGCCCGCCCCGCGCGACTACGCGCCGCTGCGCCGCCGCGCGTGCGGGCCGTTCCTGTACGACCTGATCGAGCCGGTCCTCGGCGTCGAACTGCCCGCCCGGCTGCTGCGGACGCCGCGCTGGAAGGCGCTCGCGCACGCCGTCGCCGACGCCGTCGCCTGGTCCAACGACCTCGCCTCGCACGATCTCGAGGCCGCGCGCGGCGACGTCCACGACCTGCCCGCGGTGCTGGCGAAGGCGGAGGGGACGACGCCCGCGCAGGCCGGCCCGGCCGTGGCGGCCCGCGTCATCGAGCGGATCGAGGACGCCCGCGAGGCCGCGCGGCGGCTGCCGGACATGCTCGACCGGCTGGAGTTGACCGTCGCGCAGCGCGCGGCGGCGGCCCAGGTCGTCCGGATCCTGCTGGACACGCCGCGCGCCCACGTCGACTGGCTCGCCGAGTCCGGACGGTACGAGGCGGGCACGGCCGTCCCGGCGCCGCGGCTGGACGGGCTCGCCTCGCTGCGCTGA
- a CDS encoding ArsR/SmtB family transcription factor, producing MVELVFAPDDVARVRFAFSPLWEMVRSLRVLADPSGHALHLPWVHAVRPRLRGLDLAPLRRMVPAWGYIPDFLTPPPDTPLPDLGAELEIVRATPPEVVAAELRFMPPDPGRAEMAERPARALEVVADLLEDYWAAAVEPYWPRVRDLLEGDVLRRTRALAAQGAAGVFGGLHEAVAWRAATLTIDRRRHFRGGLDGRGLLLVPSAFVWPEVSVMIPPYQPMLSYPPTGVAALWETRRPAGPDGAAAALAALLGRRRAGLLLALGSPASTTELAGRLGVTPAAVSQHLGVLRGCGLVTGHRLGRRVLYSRTPAGDALAAAPGGAPR from the coding sequence ATGGTGGAGCTGGTGTTCGCACCGGACGACGTGGCGCGGGTCCGGTTCGCGTTCTCCCCGCTGTGGGAGATGGTGCGCAGCCTGCGGGTCCTCGCGGACCCGTCCGGGCACGCCCTCCACCTGCCGTGGGTGCACGCCGTCCGGCCCCGCCTGCGCGGGCTGGACCTGGCGCCGCTGCGGCGCATGGTCCCCGCCTGGGGGTACATTCCCGACTTCCTCACCCCGCCGCCGGACACTCCGCTGCCCGACCTCGGCGCCGAACTGGAGATCGTCCGGGCCACCCCGCCCGAGGTCGTCGCCGCCGAACTGCGGTTCATGCCGCCCGACCCGGGCCGTGCCGAGATGGCGGAGCGTCCCGCGCGCGCCCTGGAGGTCGTCGCGGACCTGCTGGAGGACTACTGGGCGGCGGCCGTCGAACCGTACTGGCCGCGGGTCCGCGACCTGCTGGAGGGCGACGTCCTGCGCCGCACAAGGGCCCTGGCCGCGCAGGGCGCCGCCGGGGTGTTCGGCGGCCTGCACGAGGCGGTCGCGTGGCGGGCGGCGACGCTGACGATCGACCGCCGCCGGCACTTTCGCGGCGGCCTGGACGGGCGCGGGCTGCTGCTGGTACCGAGCGCGTTCGTGTGGCCGGAGGTGTCGGTGATGATCCCGCCCTACCAGCCGATGCTCAGCTACCCGCCGACCGGCGTCGCGGCCCTCTGGGAGACGCGCCGCCCGGCCGGGCCGGACGGCGCCGCCGCCGCGCTCGCCGCGCTGCTCGGCCGCCGCCGCGCCGGGCTGCTGCTCGCGCTGGGGTCCCCGGCGTCCACGACGGAGCTGGCCGGACGGCTCGGCGTCACGCCCGCGGCGGTCAGCCAGCACCTCGGCGTGCTCCGCGGCTGCGGGCTCGTCACCGGCCACCGGCTCGGCCGCCGGGTGCTGTACTCCCGGACGCCGGCGGGCGACGCCCTCGCCGCCGCGCCCGGCGGCGCACCGCGCTGA
- the glnA gene encoding type I glutamate--ammonia ligase, whose translation MDRQQEFVLRTLEERDIRFIRLWFTDVLGFLKSVAVAPAELEGAFGEGIGFDGSAIEGFARVYEADMIAKPDPSTFQVLPWRSESPGVGRMFCDILMPDGTPSFADPRYVLKRSLARAADLGFTFYTHPEIEFFLLNTKPEDGSEPEPADSGGYFDHTPHSAAHDFRRNAIMMLESMGISVEYSHHEGAPGQQEIDLRYADALTTADNIMTFRLVMKEVALEQGVHASFMPKPFTEHPGSGMHTHMSLFEGDRNAFFEPGAEYKLSKVGRAFIAGVLRHSAEITAVCNQWVNSYKRLWGNVGSAAGAGGEAPSYICWGHNNRSALVRVPMYKPHKGHSTRIEFRSLDTAANPYLAFAAILGAGLKGIEEGYELPAGAEDDVWALTPAERRALGIEPLPQNLDEAVHAMERSELMADVLGEHVFDFFLRNKRQEWEEYRRVVTEFERKRLLSVL comes from the coding sequence TTGGACCGTCAGCAGGAGTTCGTGCTCCGCACGCTGGAGGAGCGCGACATCCGCTTCATCCGGCTGTGGTTCACCGACGTGCTCGGGTTCCTGAAGTCGGTGGCCGTCGCGCCCGCCGAACTGGAGGGGGCCTTCGGCGAGGGCATCGGTTTCGACGGCTCGGCGATCGAGGGTTTCGCCCGCGTCTACGAGGCCGACATGATCGCCAAGCCCGACCCGTCCACCTTCCAGGTCCTGCCGTGGCGCTCGGAGTCGCCCGGCGTCGGGCGGATGTTCTGCGACATCCTCATGCCGGACGGCACGCCGAGCTTCGCCGATCCCCGGTACGTCCTCAAACGATCGCTCGCCCGCGCCGCCGACCTCGGGTTCACCTTCTACACCCACCCCGAGATCGAGTTCTTCCTGCTGAACACCAAGCCGGAGGACGGCAGCGAGCCCGAGCCCGCCGACTCCGGCGGGTACTTCGACCACACCCCGCACAGCGCCGCGCACGACTTCCGCCGCAACGCGATCATGATGCTGGAGTCCATGGGCATCTCGGTGGAGTACAGCCACCACGAGGGCGCCCCCGGCCAGCAGGAGATCGACCTGCGCTACGCCGACGCGCTCACCACCGCCGACAACATCATGACGTTCCGGCTGGTCATGAAGGAGGTCGCGCTCGAGCAGGGCGTGCACGCGTCCTTCATGCCGAAGCCGTTCACCGAGCATCCCGGCTCCGGCATGCACACCCACATGTCGCTGTTCGAGGGCGACCGCAACGCCTTCTTCGAGCCGGGCGCCGAGTACAAGCTGTCGAAGGTCGGCCGCGCGTTCATAGCGGGCGTCCTGCGGCATTCCGCCGAGATCACCGCCGTCTGCAACCAGTGGGTCAACTCGTACAAGCGGCTGTGGGGCAACGTCGGGTCCGCGGCGGGCGCCGGGGGAGAGGCCCCCTCGTACATCTGCTGGGGTCACAACAACCGGTCCGCGCTCGTCCGCGTGCCGATGTACAAGCCGCACAAGGGGCATTCCACTCGGATCGAGTTCCGGTCGCTGGACACCGCCGCCAACCCGTACCTGGCGTTCGCGGCGATCCTCGGCGCCGGGCTCAAGGGCATCGAGGAGGGCTACGAGCTCCCGGCGGGCGCCGAGGACGACGTGTGGGCGCTCACCCCCGCCGAGCGGCGCGCCCTCGGCATCGAGCCGCTGCCGCAGAACCTCGACGAGGCCGTCCACGCCATGGAGCGCAGCGAGCTGATGGCCGACGTCCTCGGCGAGCACGTCTTCGACTTCTTCCTCCGCAACAAGCGGCAGGAATGGGAGGAGTACCGCCGCGTGGTCACCGAGTTCGAGCGCAAGCGGCTGCTGTCCGTTCTTTGA
- a CDS encoding bifunctional [glutamine synthetase] adenylyltransferase/[glutamine synthetase]-adenylyl-L-tyrosine phosphorylase, whose translation MTEPRTSNRRPSLAGRLARLGFTDAGRAQRLVRDAETDGVRLDGPLLEALLGALGGTADPDLALSGLLRLLAAADEHGEGDGLRAALAAEDGTRDRLTAVLGVSAALGDHLVRHPAHWHVLRDHLAGHGDVRAELLAAVGARPGDADPVAASAGPDALVALRVAYRRRLLDLAGRDLIGSADVARVAAELADLAAAALEAGLAIARAEVPEHASCRLAVIGMGKCGGRELNYVSDVDVVFVAEARDGAAEDAALRTATKLAAATMRACSASTEEGSLWEVDAALRPEGKAGPLVRTLASHRAYYERWAKTWEFQALLKARPVAGDADLGARYLAAVAPIVWAAAEGEEFVEDVQAMRRRVEADLNRRSAEAERQLKLGPGGLRDVEFAVQLLQLVHGRTDETLHSPNTLATLAELSRGGYVGRDDAAALTSAYRFLRRVEHLLQLHRLRRTHLVPDDDADLRRLGRALGLRTDPITEFTALWRRHAREVRRLHEKLFYAPLLRAVARLPEEEARLTPEAARTRLEALGYGDPAGALRHIEALTAGVSRRAAIQRTLLPVMLGWFAAAPDPDAGLLGFRQVSDALGTTPWYLRLLRDDITVAERMAWVLGASRYATDLLLRAPDAVAMLAGDAELAPRPYDASRAEALAAVRRHAASPGADAGTAGTTAAEQAVTVVRALRRRELFRVAVADLLGLADVTAVGEALTDIAAVTVEAALRAATDAIEARTGEPLPTRMAVVAMGRFGGRELGYGSDADVMFVHDPIPGADERAAERAARAVAEELRRLLSLPAPDPPLAIDPDLRPEGRRGPLVRTLASYAAYYARWSEPWETQALLRADPIIGDPGLRERFRALIDPIRRPPGGIGDDAVRQIRRLKARMESERLPRGADPRLHTKLGPGGLSDVEWVAQLIQLRHAHEIPELRTTRTLAALDAAARAGLLDPDDAEVLAAAWKLATRIRGAVMLVRGRASDLLPTDNRSDRSAVARVLGHATSGDLLEDHRRCTRRARAVVERVFYGYEE comes from the coding sequence GTGACCGAGCCGAGGACGTCGAACCGCCGCCCCTCCCTCGCCGGACGCCTCGCGCGGCTCGGCTTCACCGACGCCGGACGCGCGCAGCGGCTCGTCCGCGACGCCGAGACCGACGGCGTGCGGCTCGACGGTCCGCTGCTGGAGGCGCTGCTCGGCGCGCTCGGCGGCACCGCCGACCCCGACCTCGCGCTGAGCGGGCTCCTGCGGCTGCTGGCCGCCGCAGACGAGCACGGCGAGGGGGACGGGCTGCGCGCCGCCCTCGCCGCCGAGGACGGCACCCGCGACCGGCTCACGGCCGTCCTCGGCGTCAGCGCCGCGCTCGGCGACCACCTCGTCCGGCACCCCGCCCACTGGCACGTCCTGCGCGACCACCTCGCGGGCCACGGCGACGTCCGCGCCGAGCTGCTCGCCGCCGTGGGGGCGCGCCCCGGCGACGCCGACCCCGTCGCCGCGTCCGCCGGGCCTGACGCGCTCGTCGCGCTGCGCGTCGCGTACCGCCGCCGCCTGCTCGACCTCGCCGGCCGCGACCTCATCGGCTCCGCCGACGTCGCCCGGGTCGCCGCCGAACTCGCCGACCTCGCCGCCGCCGCCCTCGAGGCCGGCCTGGCCATCGCCCGCGCCGAGGTCCCCGAGCACGCGTCCTGCCGCCTCGCCGTGATCGGCATGGGCAAGTGCGGGGGCCGCGAGCTGAACTACGTCAGCGACGTCGACGTCGTGTTCGTCGCCGAGGCCCGCGACGGCGCCGCCGAGGACGCCGCGCTGCGCACCGCGACGAAACTCGCCGCCGCCACCATGCGGGCCTGCTCGGCCAGCACCGAGGAGGGCTCCCTCTGGGAGGTGGACGCCGCGCTGCGCCCCGAGGGCAAGGCGGGCCCGCTCGTCCGGACGCTCGCCAGCCACCGCGCCTACTACGAGCGCTGGGCCAAGACGTGGGAGTTCCAGGCGCTGCTGAAGGCCCGGCCCGTCGCGGGCGACGCCGACCTCGGCGCCCGCTACCTGGCGGCCGTCGCCCCCATCGTGTGGGCCGCCGCCGAAGGCGAGGAGTTCGTCGAGGACGTCCAGGCCATGCGCCGCCGCGTCGAGGCCGACCTCAACCGGCGCAGCGCCGAGGCCGAACGGCAGCTCAAGCTCGGCCCCGGCGGCCTGCGCGACGTCGAGTTCGCCGTGCAGCTCCTCCAGCTCGTCCACGGCCGCACCGATGAAACGCTCCACAGCCCCAACACCCTCGCGACGCTCGCCGAACTGTCGCGCGGCGGCTACGTCGGACGCGACGACGCGGCCGCCCTCACCTCCGCCTACCGGTTCCTGCGCCGCGTGGAGCACCTCCTGCAGCTGCACCGGCTGCGCCGCACCCACCTCGTCCCCGACGACGACGCCGACCTGCGCCGCCTCGGCCGCGCGCTCGGCCTGCGCACCGACCCGATCACCGAGTTCACCGCGCTGTGGCGGCGGCACGCCCGCGAGGTCCGCCGGCTGCACGAGAAGCTGTTCTACGCGCCGCTGCTGCGGGCCGTCGCGCGGCTCCCCGAAGAGGAGGCGCGGCTCACCCCCGAGGCCGCCCGCACCCGGCTGGAGGCCCTCGGATACGGCGACCCGGCCGGGGCGCTGCGGCACATCGAGGCGCTCACCGCCGGGGTGTCGCGCCGCGCCGCCATCCAGCGGACCCTGCTGCCGGTCATGCTCGGCTGGTTCGCCGCCGCCCCCGACCCGGACGCCGGGCTGCTCGGCTTCCGGCAGGTCAGCGACGCCCTCGGCACCACCCCCTGGTACCTGCGGCTGCTCCGCGACGACATCACCGTCGCCGAGCGGATGGCGTGGGTGCTCGGCGCCAGCCGCTACGCCACCGACCTGCTGCTGCGCGCCCCCGACGCCGTCGCCATGCTCGCCGGCGACGCCGAACTGGCGCCCCGCCCGTACGACGCGTCGCGCGCCGAGGCGCTCGCGGCCGTCCGCAGGCACGCCGCGTCCCCCGGCGCGGACGCCGGTACGGCCGGGACCACCGCCGCCGAACAGGCCGTCACCGTCGTGCGGGCGCTGCGCCGCCGCGAGCTGTTCCGCGTCGCCGTCGCCGACCTGCTCGGCCTCGCCGACGTCACCGCCGTCGGGGAGGCGCTCACCGACATCGCCGCCGTCACCGTCGAGGCCGCCCTGCGCGCCGCGACCGACGCGATCGAGGCCCGCACCGGCGAACCGCTCCCCACCCGCATGGCCGTCGTCGCGATGGGCCGCTTCGGCGGGCGCGAACTCGGCTACGGCAGCGACGCCGACGTCATGTTCGTCCACGACCCGATCCCCGGCGCGGACGAGCGCGCCGCCGAACGCGCGGCCCGCGCCGTCGCCGAGGAACTGCGCCGCCTGCTGTCCCTGCCCGCCCCCGACCCGCCGCTGGCCATCGACCCCGACCTGCGCCCCGAGGGACGCCGCGGCCCGCTCGTCCGCACCCTGGCGTCCTACGCCGCCTACTACGCCCGCTGGTCCGAGCCGTGGGAGACGCAGGCGCTGCTGCGCGCCGACCCGATCATCGGCGACCCCGGCCTGCGCGAACGCTTCCGCGCACTGATCGACCCGATCCGCCGCCCGCCCGGCGGCATCGGCGACGACGCCGTCCGGCAGATCCGCAGGCTGAAGGCGCGGATGGAGTCCGAACGGCTCCCGCGCGGCGCCGACCCGCGCCTGCACACCAAGCTCGGCCCCGGCGGCCTGTCGGACGTCGAATGGGTCGCCCAGCTCATCCAGCTCCGGCACGCCCACGAGATCCCCGAACTGCGCACCACCCGCACCCTCGCCGCACTCGACGCCGCCGCCCGCGCCGGCCTGCTCGACCCCGACGACGCCGAGGTGCTCGCCGCCGCGTGGAAGCTCGCGACCCGCATCCGCGGCGCCGTCATGCTCGTCCGCGGCCGGGCGTCGGACCTGCTGCCCACCGACAACCGCAGCGACCGCAGCGCCGTCGCCCGCGTCCTCGGCCACGCCACCTCCGGCGACCTGCTGGAGGACCACCGGCGCTGCACCCGGCGCGCCCGCGCCGTCGTCGAGCGGGTCTTCTACGGCTACGAGGAGTGA
- a CDS encoding DEAD/DEAH box helicase → MADVDGGGRPGEVLRRGRSALDAARRVLQDHGRAVAQVHRALEPIRERAAVDRLAALPLVRLKDVSDGRLRLGPLEQAGYATVLDVLRAGPYVLQTLPGIGPQTARQLHVAAAGLDEAARRAAGVRLDVDARDPDTTALVVALHRLVNAGPDLPRARAAAAAAAERLEPLVRDARPGASWWRRVFAAPPRVRRAREALGALAAELADEDARGVPLLFSQASVDLLRPDAPGAEAWIDFELRAAEYHTLLAWLAAVEPEREAVEGFLPDELAARVKAQPLDDAYRRVSLRGYQSFGARFALAQRRVILGDEMGLGKTIQALAAMAHLRSEGVTHFLVACPASVLVNWVREVDRRSLLIARPVHGPDRDAALADWIVAGGVAVTTLDTLHALDVPPGVAVGMFVVDEAHYAKNPQTRRARAVAAWCARTERVLFLTGTPMENRVEEFRSLVSYLQPDLLPHVRPAEAMLGPRAFRAAVAPAYLRRNQEDVLVELPEVVHVQEWEEFAPADARAYLDAVAKGNFMAMRRAAFAVPEASAKLARLRELLAEAAENGLKVVVFSFFRDVLEVVRQAAGEQSFGPITGATPATRRQEVVDAFTGADGHAVLLAQIQTGGVGLNLQAASVVIICEPQVKPTLEAQAIARAHRMGQVRTVQVHRLLTPDGVDERMLDILRVKSRLFDDYARRSDVAEGTPEALDISEQELARRIVEEERARLGTGGAAPGEG, encoded by the coding sequence ATGGCGGACGTGGACGGCGGCGGCCGGCCCGGGGAGGTGCTGCGGCGCGGACGGTCCGCGCTGGACGCGGCGCGGCGCGTCCTGCAGGACCACGGGCGGGCGGTCGCGCAGGTGCACCGGGCGCTGGAGCCCATCCGCGAGCGCGCGGCCGTGGACCGGCTCGCCGCGCTCCCGCTCGTCCGGCTGAAGGACGTCTCGGACGGGCGGCTGCGCCTCGGGCCGCTGGAGCAGGCCGGGTACGCGACCGTCCTGGACGTGCTGCGCGCGGGCCCGTACGTCCTGCAGACGCTCCCCGGCATCGGCCCGCAGACCGCCCGGCAACTGCACGTGGCGGCGGCCGGCCTGGACGAGGCGGCGCGGCGGGCCGCGGGGGTGCGGCTCGACGTCGACGCCCGCGATCCGGACACGACGGCGCTGGTCGTCGCGCTGCACCGGCTGGTGAACGCGGGCCCCGACCTGCCGCGGGCTCGGGCGGCCGCCGCCGCGGCGGCGGAGCGGCTCGAGCCGCTCGTGCGCGACGCCCGTCCGGGGGCGTCGTGGTGGCGGCGGGTCTTCGCGGCGCCGCCCCGGGTGCGGCGGGCCCGCGAGGCGCTCGGCGCGCTGGCCGCCGAGCTGGCCGACGAGGACGCCCGGGGCGTGCCGCTGCTGTTCTCGCAGGCGTCGGTGGACCTGTTGCGTCCGGACGCGCCGGGGGCCGAGGCGTGGATCGACTTCGAGCTGCGCGCGGCCGAGTACCACACGCTCTTGGCCTGGCTGGCGGCCGTGGAACCCGAGCGGGAGGCCGTCGAGGGGTTCCTGCCGGACGAACTGGCGGCGCGGGTCAAGGCGCAGCCGCTGGACGACGCGTACCGGCGGGTGTCGCTCCGCGGGTACCAGTCGTTCGGCGCCCGGTTCGCGCTCGCGCAGCGCCGGGTGATCCTCGGGGACGAGATGGGACTCGGGAAGACGATCCAGGCGCTCGCCGCGATGGCGCACCTGCGGTCCGAGGGCGTGACGCACTTCCTCGTCGCGTGCCCCGCCAGCGTCCTGGTCAACTGGGTCCGGGAGGTCGACCGCCGGAGCCTGCTGATCGCCCGGCCGGTGCACGGGCCGGACCGGGACGCGGCGCTCGCCGACTGGATCGTCGCGGGCGGCGTCGCGGTGACGACGCTCGACACGCTGCACGCGCTGGACGTCCCGCCGGGGGTCGCGGTCGGGATGTTCGTGGTCGACGAGGCGCACTACGCGAAGAATCCGCAGACGCGGCGGGCCCGGGCGGTCGCGGCGTGGTGCGCCCGCACGGAGCGGGTGCTGTTCCTCACCGGCACGCCCATGGAGAACCGGGTCGAGGAGTTCCGGAGCCTGGTCTCGTACCTGCAGCCGGACCTGCTGCCGCACGTCCGTCCGGCGGAGGCGATGCTGGGGCCGCGGGCGTTCCGGGCCGCGGTGGCGCCGGCGTATCTGCGCCGCAACCAGGAGGACGTGCTGGTCGAGCTGCCCGAGGTGGTGCACGTCCAGGAGTGGGAGGAGTTCGCCCCGGCGGACGCGCGGGCGTACCTGGACGCCGTCGCGAAGGGCAACTTCATGGCGATGCGGCGGGCCGCGTTCGCCGTCCCGGAGGCGTCGGCCAAGCTCGCGCGGTTGCGGGAGCTGCTGGCGGAGGCGGCGGAGAACGGGCTGAAGGTCGTGGTCTTCTCCTTCTTCCGGGACGTGCTGGAGGTCGTGCGGCAGGCGGCCGGGGAGCAGTCGTTCGGGCCGATCACGGGGGCGACGCCCGCGACGCGCCGCCAGGAGGTCGTGGACGCGTTCACGGGAGCGGACGGGCACGCGGTGCTGCTCGCGCAGATCCAGACGGGCGGGGTGGGGCTGAACCTGCAGGCGGCGTCCGTGGTGATCATCTGCGAGCCGCAGGTGAAGCCGACGCTGGAGGCGCAGGCGATCGCGCGGGCCCACCGGATGGGGCAGGTCCGCACCGTCCAGGTGCACCGGCTGCTGACGCCGGACGGCGTGGACGAGCGGATGCTCGACATCCTGCGGGTGAAGTCGCGGCTGTTCGACGACTACGCGCGGCGCAGCGACGTCGCGGAGGGGACGCCGGAGGCGCTCGACATCTCCGAGCAGGAGCTGGCGCGCAGGATCGTCGAGGAGGAGCGGGCCCGCCTCGGCACGGGCGGCGCGGCACCGGGAGAGGGCTGA
- the glnA gene encoding type I glutamate--ammonia ligase, with translation MFSSAEEILSYIRDEDVRFVDCRFVDLPGKMQHLTFPVERFDESIFTEGLMFDGSSVRGFQEIHESDMLLLPDPATAVLDPFRQHKTLNLNFFVHDPLTGEPYSRDPRNVAKKAQDYLRGSGIADTCYFGPEAEFYIFDDVRFQTSPNAGFYHLDSIEGAWNTGREEPGGNLGAKPGYKGGYFPVPPMDHYTDLRSEMSAQLLNVGIDVELHHHEVGTAGQSEIGVKFDTLLKAADNLLLYKYVVKSVARSAGKTVTFMPKPIFGDNGSGMHCHQSLWKDGSPLFYDEVGYAGLSDNARYYIGGLLKHAPSLLAFTNPTVNSYHRLVPGYEAPVNLVYSQRNRSACIRIPITGSNPKAKRVEFRVPDPSCNPYLAFSAMLMAGLDGIKNKIEPAEPVDKDLYELPPEEARAIPQVPGSLPEALAALEADHDYLLEGGVFTQDLIDTWVSMKNEFEIDPIRLRPHPHEFEMYYDI, from the coding sequence ATGTTCAGCAGCGCCGAAGAGATCCTGAGCTATATCAGGGACGAGGACGTACGGTTCGTCGACTGCCGGTTCGTGGACCTGCCGGGCAAGATGCAGCACCTCACGTTCCCCGTCGAGCGTTTCGACGAGAGCATCTTCACCGAGGGCCTGATGTTCGACGGTTCGTCCGTCCGCGGGTTCCAGGAGATCCACGAGTCGGACATGCTGCTGCTGCCCGACCCGGCGACCGCGGTGCTGGACCCCTTCCGGCAGCACAAGACGCTGAACCTGAACTTCTTCGTGCACGACCCGCTGACCGGGGAGCCCTACAGCCGCGACCCGCGCAACGTCGCGAAGAAGGCCCAGGACTACCTGCGCGGTTCCGGCATCGCCGACACCTGCTACTTCGGTCCCGAGGCGGAGTTCTACATCTTCGACGACGTCCGCTTCCAGACGTCGCCCAACGCCGGTTTCTACCACCTGGACTCGATCGAGGGCGCGTGGAACACCGGCCGCGAGGAGCCGGGCGGCAACCTCGGCGCCAAGCCCGGCTACAAGGGCGGCTACTTCCCCGTCCCGCCAATGGACCACTACACCGACCTGCGCTCGGAGATGTCGGCGCAGCTGCTGAACGTCGGCATCGACGTCGAGCTGCACCACCACGAGGTCGGCACGGCGGGCCAGTCCGAGATCGGCGTCAAGTTCGACACCCTGCTGAAGGCCGCGGACAACCTGCTGCTCTACAAGTACGTCGTCAAGAGCGTCGCGCGCTCCGCGGGCAAGACCGTCACGTTCATGCCGAAGCCGATCTTCGGCGACAACGGGTCCGGCATGCACTGCCACCAGTCGCTGTGGAAGGACGGCTCGCCGCTGTTCTACGACGAGGTCGGCTACGCGGGCCTGTCCGACAACGCCCGCTACTACATCGGCGGCCTCCTCAAGCACGCGCCGTCCCTGCTGGCCTTCACGAACCCGACGGTGAACTCCTACCACCGCCTGGTCCCCGGCTACGAGGCCCCGGTCAACCTCGTCTACTCGCAGCGGAACCGCTCCGCCTGCATCCGCATCCCGATCACCGGCTCGAACCCGAAGGCCAAGCGCGTCGAGTTCCGCGTCCCGGACCCGTCCTGCAACCCCTACCTGGCCTTCTCGGCGATGCTGATGGCCGGCCTGGACGGCATCAAGAACAAGATCGAGCCCGCCGAGCCGGTCGACAAGGACCTCTACGAGCTCCCGCCCGAGGAGGCCCGCGCGATCCCGCAGGTCCCCGGTTCGCTGCCGGAGGCCCTCGCGGCGCTCGAGGCCGACCACGACTACCTGCTCGAGGGCGGCGTCTTCACCCAGGACCTCATCGACACGTGGGTCTCGATGAAGAACGAGTTCGAGATCGACCCGATCCGGCTCCGCCCCCACCCCCACGAGTTCGAGATGTACTACGACATCTAA
- a CDS encoding phosphatase PAP2 family protein, producing MWRELLLIVLFYTGYSLTRIVLVQDGTASAFAHADQILRLEGTLGIDVERSLNEALLDVPWLARAANLFYATMHFAVTLGMVVWLYLRRPQDYRWLRTSLMVATGVAVLGFWLYPLAPPRFLHEAGFVDPVTALQSFGLYASDASATMTNQYAAMPSMHAGWALWCGFVLVRLTSRWWLKALGVLYPVTTTLVIIATANHYVVDAAAGFALVAGALALSWLLYAGRPPRLLDARDRLVRRFAPGAVPGTSGGAAPAPRPAADDRPEPVGAGHSS from the coding sequence GTGTGGCGTGAGTTGTTGCTGATCGTCCTTTTCTACACCGGTTATTCGCTCACGCGCATCGTCCTGGTTCAGGACGGCACGGCGTCCGCGTTCGCCCACGCGGACCAGATCCTGCGGCTGGAGGGCACGCTGGGCATCGACGTCGAGCGGTCGCTCAACGAGGCGCTGCTCGACGTCCCGTGGCTGGCGCGCGCCGCGAACCTCTTCTACGCGACGATGCACTTCGCGGTGACGCTCGGCATGGTGGTGTGGCTGTACCTGCGCCGGCCGCAGGACTACCGGTGGCTCCGGACGTCCCTCATGGTCGCGACCGGTGTGGCGGTGCTCGGCTTCTGGCTGTACCCGCTGGCGCCGCCGCGGTTCCTGCACGAGGCGGGGTTCGTCGACCCGGTGACGGCGCTGCAGTCGTTCGGCCTGTACGCGAGCGACGCGTCGGCGACGATGACGAACCAGTACGCGGCGATGCCGTCGATGCACGCCGGGTGGGCGCTGTGGTGCGGGTTCGTCCTGGTCCGGCTGACGAGCCGGTGGTGGCTGAAGGCGCTGGGCGTGCTGTACCCGGTGACGACGACGCTGGTGATCATCGCGACGGCGAACCACTACGTGGTGGACGCGGCCGCGGGGTTCGCGCTTGTCGCGGGGGCGCTGGCGCTGTCGTGGCTGCTGTACGCGGGGCGCCCGCCGCGGCTGCTGGACGCGCGGGACCGGCTCGTCCGGCGGTTCGCCCCCGGCGCCGTGCCCGGTACGTCCGGCGGGGCCGCTCCCGCGCCGCGTCCCGCGGCCGACGACCGTCCGGAGCCGGTGGGGGCCGGTCACTCCTCGTAG